One genomic region from Bacillus sp. SLBN-46 encodes:
- the pdaB gene encoding polysaccharide deacetylase family sporulation protein PdaB, whose product MNFFFVLNGKSLKNVSLVLIAAFFTAWFLYMENHAQIPVFSTKDGPKAVYRGERDLALTFNIGWGDEKAEPILDTLKKENVKSATFFLAGSWAERHPDLVSRIVKEGYEIGILGYNYEEYTELEDVKIAKDISKAQEVFTKLNVKSIKLLRAPTGHFDERTLKIAKRYGYTVVHWSVDSKDWQNPGVSTIVENTKKAQKGDIILLHASDSAKQTAKALPLILADIRQKGLKFVSVTEMIANGEARSKEIR is encoded by the coding sequence ATGAATTTCTTTTTTGTATTGAATGGGAAGTCTTTAAAAAATGTATCATTGGTATTAATCGCAGCTTTTTTTACTGCATGGTTTCTGTATATGGAAAACCATGCGCAAATTCCTGTTTTTTCAACGAAAGATGGCCCAAAAGCGGTCTATCGAGGGGAAAGAGATTTAGCTTTAACCTTTAATATCGGCTGGGGGGATGAAAAGGCAGAGCCCATTTTAGACACACTAAAGAAAGAAAATGTGAAATCAGCCACCTTTTTCTTAGCAGGTTCTTGGGCAGAAAGACACCCCGACCTAGTTAGTCGTATTGTGAAAGAAGGATATGAAATTGGGATTCTTGGATACAATTATGAAGAGTATACCGAATTAGAGGATGTGAAGATTGCTAAGGATATATCTAAAGCACAAGAAGTCTTCACAAAATTAAATGTAAAAAGCATCAAACTGTTGCGTGCACCGACTGGACACTTTGATGAACGTACCTTAAAAATCGCCAAGAGATATGGCTACACAGTCGTCCACTGGAGTGTTGATTCAAAGGATTGGCAAAATCCAGGTGTATCAACTATCGTCGAGAATACAAAAAAAGCGCAGAAGGGGGATATCATTCTTCTTCATGCATCAGATTCCGCCAAACAAACGGCGAAAGCACTGCCGCTCATTTTAGCGGATATTCGCCAAAAAGGATTAAAGTTTGTTTCCGTAACAGAAATGATTGCAAACGGTGAAGCCCGCTCAAAAGAAATAAGGTAA
- a CDS encoding KinB-signaling pathway activation protein, translated as MTSRNWVRLFMTTLLIGGITTAIVGFIVRWNEFQPYFVELRIIDILSTLIWLIVMGFLFSVISQMGFFAYLTVHRFGLGIFKSASLWNAVQMVLILFALFDLIYLRYDNFAKQGDSVLPYFGPALILLVVGLIVAWYKTKQTSREAFIPALFFMIVVTLVEWVPVLRVNERSWLYLMMFALMACNAYQLLILHKLNTQSAQERQNRAKTASPNVKNKKIKPSN; from the coding sequence GTGACGAGCCGTAATTGGGTAAGACTTTTTATGACCACATTATTAATAGGCGGGATCACAACGGCTATTGTGGGTTTTATTGTTCGCTGGAATGAATTTCAGCCTTATTTTGTTGAACTTAGAATCATTGATATTTTATCAACCTTAATTTGGTTAATTGTTATGGGCTTTCTTTTTAGTGTTATAAGTCAAATGGGCTTTTTTGCTTATTTAACGGTTCATCGTTTTGGTTTAGGGATCTTTAAATCTGCATCTCTCTGGAATGCGGTTCAAATGGTTCTTATTCTTTTTGCTCTATTTGATTTAATCTACCTACGATACGATAATTTTGCTAAACAAGGGGATTCAGTCTTACCTTATTTTGGCCCTGCCCTCATTCTATTAGTGGTGGGTCTAATCGTTGCTTGGTATAAAACTAAACAGACCAGTCGGGAGGCATTTATTCCTGCTCTTTTCTTTATGATTGTCGTTACCCTAGTTGAGTGGGTTCCTGTTCTTCGGGTAAACGAAAGAAGCTGGCTCTATCTCATGATGTTTGCTTTAATGGCATGTAATGCGTATCAGCTATTAATTCTTCATAAATTAAATACACAATCTGCACAAGAACGTCAAAATCGTGCAAAAACAGCTAGTCCTAATGTGAAAAATAAAAAAATAAAACCGTCCAATTAA
- the gerD gene encoding spore germination lipoprotein GerD has protein sequence MKTKSMLLLLPIMLFLTSCSSGESSSGGQIDYEQTKKMVVDILKTDDGKKAIQDVMADDKMKEKLVMDQKVVSDTIEQTLTSDKATDFWKKTFSDPKFAKGVAKNMRSENEKLLKELMNDPEYRGMMIQVFKEPEIQKEMADALKSKEYRAHLQSVISETIESPLFKAKMQELLLKAAEETQGKSSSKQGGDQSSGEQSSGGGQSGTGGGQ, from the coding sequence ATGAAAACAAAAAGTATGTTGCTCCTCCTACCTATCATGTTGTTCCTAACAAGCTGTTCTTCTGGTGAATCAAGTAGCGGAGGGCAAATTGATTACGAACAAACGAAAAAAATGGTTGTCGATATTTTAAAGACAGATGATGGTAAGAAAGCAATTCAAGATGTAATGGCTGACGATAAAATGAAAGAAAAGTTGGTTATGGACCAAAAAGTGGTCTCTGACACCATTGAACAAACACTTACCTCGGATAAAGCAACAGACTTTTGGAAAAAAACCTTCAGTGACCCTAAATTCGCTAAAGGTGTAGCCAAGAATATGAGAAGTGAAAATGAAAAGCTTCTTAAGGAATTAATGAATGACCCGGAATATCGCGGCATGATGATTCAAGTCTTCAAAGAGCCAGAAATTCAAAAGGAAATGGCAGACGCATTGAAAAGCAAAGAATACCGAGCACACCTTCAGTCAGTCATTTCAGAGACGATAGAAAGTCCGCTGTTTAAAGCTAAAATGCAAGAGCTACTCTTAAAAGCAGCAGAAGAAACACAAGGAAAATCGAGCTCAAAGCAAGGAGGAGACCAATCTAGTGGCGAACAAAGCTCTGGGGGCGGTCAAAGCGGAACTGGCGGTGGGCAATAA
- a CDS encoding P-loop NTPase — protein MLTEVKIQEVLGSLKEPFLHKTLAELHAIEEIKIKEEKNHVSVKIAIARTGTSEQLQLQTQIVNLLKEAGAATVGIRFNQLPEEVLAQHRNKEPEKEKNLLHSNNTTFIAIASGKGGVGKSTVSVNLAVALARLGKKVGLIDADIYGFSVPDMMGITKRPVVRGEKIIPVERLGVQVISMGFFVEDNAPIIWRGPMLGKMLNSFFNEVEWGEIDYLLLDLPPGTGDVALDVHTMLPACKEIIVTTPHPTAAFVAARAGAMAIRTEHEVLGVIENMAYFESKLTGEKEYVFGQGGGDKLAEELNTEVLGRLPLNQPDWNDADFAPSVYQEDHQIGKIYLEIAEKVTSLLKK, from the coding sequence ATGTTAACAGAGGTAAAGATTCAAGAGGTTCTTGGCAGCCTTAAAGAGCCATTTTTACATAAAACATTAGCTGAATTACATGCGATTGAAGAAATTAAAATAAAAGAAGAGAAAAATCACGTTAGCGTGAAAATAGCCATTGCAAGAACAGGGACGTCTGAACAGTTACAGTTGCAAACTCAAATTGTAAATCTTTTAAAAGAAGCAGGTGCAGCGACGGTTGGAATACGTTTCAATCAACTACCTGAAGAAGTATTAGCGCAGCATCGCAATAAAGAACCAGAAAAAGAAAAAAATCTGCTTCATTCAAACAATACGACTTTTATTGCTATTGCCAGTGGTAAGGGTGGAGTAGGTAAATCGACTGTATCAGTAAACCTAGCTGTAGCTTTAGCTCGTCTAGGTAAAAAAGTAGGTCTTATTGATGCTGATATTTATGGGTTCAGTGTACCTGATATGATGGGAATTACAAAAAGACCGGTTGTAAGGGGAGAAAAAATTATCCCTGTAGAACGCCTTGGTGTTCAAGTCATTTCAATGGGATTCTTTGTGGAAGATAATGCCCCAATTATCTGGCGTGGTCCTATGTTAGGAAAAATGCTGAATAGCTTCTTTAATGAAGTGGAATGGGGAGAAATTGATTATTTACTGCTAGATTTACCACCAGGTACAGGAGATGTTGCATTAGATGTACACACAATGCTGCCTGCTTGTAAAGAAATTATCGTCACGACTCCACATCCAACAGCGGCCTTTGTAGCTGCACGTGCTGGAGCGATGGCGATCCGAACTGAACACGAGGTGCTGGGTGTAATTGAAAATATGGCTTACTTCGAAAGTAAGCTAACAGGTGAAAAAGAATATGTGTTTGGGCAAGGCGGCGGTGACAAATTAGCCGAGGAGTTAAATACGGAAGTTCTTGGACGATTACCTCTGAATCAGCCGGACTGGAATGATGCGGATTTTGCTCCATCCGTCTACCAAGAAGATCACCAAATCGGTAAGATTTATTTGGAAATTGCTGAAAAAGTAACGAGCTTGCTCAAAAAATAA